The Microbacterium sp. SORGH_AS_0862 region CCAACGAGGCGCTGCGCGCCGGCGCCATCGACTTCGGGTCCACGGCCGGCTCCGCCGCGCTCCTCGCCCGTGCCAACGGCGTTCCGCAGCAGATCGTGGATGTCGTCGCGCAGCCCGAGTGGTCGGCACTCGTCGTGCCCGCAGACTCCGACATCACCTCCGTCGCCGACCTGAAGGGCAAGTCGGTCGCGGCTGCGCTCGGCACCGACCCATACTTCTTCCTCGTGCAGGCGCTGGAGGCGGAGGGCCTGTCGATCGACGACGTCACTGTGCAGAACCTCATCCACGCCGACGGCTGGGCGGCGCTCCAGGGCGGTTCTGTGCAGGCGTGGGCGGGACTCGACCCCATCATGGCCTCGGCGGAGGCCAGCGGCGCGAAGCTCCTCTACCGCAACCTCGACTTCAACTCCTACAGCGTGCTGAACGCCACCGAGTCGATCATCAAGGACCACCCCGAGGTCGTCCAGGTCGTCGTCGACGCCTACGAGCGGGCGCGCGCCTGGGCGCTGGAAAACCCCGACAAGACCGCGCAGATCCTCGCCGACGCTGCGGCGATCGACCCGGCCGTCGCGCAGAAGGTCATCGACGAGCGGGAGGGTCTCGACGTCGATCCCGTGCCCGGGTCGGCGCTGTCGGCCGTGCTCGCCCCGATCGGCGCGATCCAGGTCTCGCTGGGCGACGTGACCTCGCAGGACAAGGTCGACACGGCGCTCGACACTCTCTTCGCGCCGGAGTTCGCCGAGAAGGCCAAGGGCTGAGTCCCGCATCCGAGAGGACGACACGACGATGAGCACGACCGGCACCGCGCCCCGCACGCCGCAGACCGCCTCCGCACGCGGACGGCTGTCACGACGCGGCGTGCGCGCCCTCCTGGGCTGGGCCGTGCCGGTCGCGCTCATCGCACTGTGGTGCCTGCTCACCAACCCCGCGGCACCCGTCGTTCCGGGGTACAAGTTCCCGAGCCCGGAGGCGGTCATCACCGCCGGTGTCGATCTCGCCCAGCGCGGAGAACTGTGGCAGTTCATCGCGATCTCGGTGCAGCGCGTGATCATCGGGTTCACCGTCGGCGCGCTGCTCGGAATCTCGCTCGGTGGCCTCATCGGGCTGTCGCGGTTCTGGGACGCGTTGCTCTCCCCCACGCTCGGCGTCATCCGTGCCGTGCCCAGCCTCGCGTGGGTGCCGCTGCTGATCGTGTGGTTCCAGGTCGGCGAGCAGTCGAAGATCATCCTGATCGCGATCGGCGCGTTCTTCCCCGTGTTCACCACGGTCTCGCTCGCCCTGCGCCACGTCGACGCCCAGCTCGTCGAGATGGGCCGCTCGTTCGGATACACCGGCCTGCGTCTGTTCTTCACGGTGCAGCTCCCCGCGGTGCTGCCCGCTCTGTTCTCGGGGCTCCGGCTCGCGCTCGTGCAGGCGTGGCTCTTCCTCGTGGCTGCCGAACTGCTCGGCGCCTCGATGGGGCTCGGATTCCTGCTCCTCCGCGGCCAGAACACCGGCCGCGTCGATCAGATCGTGCTCGCGATCATCCTGCTCGCGGTGTTCGGCAAGCTCACCGACTCACTGCTGGCCCTCGTGCAGCGCTGGGCCGTACGCCGCTGGGGTTGACCTCTCCTCCCCCGCTCCGGCACCGCGGGATGCGTGCGCGTCGCACCCATCCGCCCGTTGCACGCCCGTCGGAGTTTCGGTGTTCCGTCGGAGGTTTCCACCCGAATCCTCCGACCTCCGCGCGAATCTCCGACGCTCTGGACGCCCAAGGCGCGCAGGGTGCGCAGGGTGCGGGTGCCCGCCGGCTGTGGATAAGCCCTGCCGACGTCACGTGCTCGCCGCTACCGTGTCGGCATGTCCCGGCGTCACGTCTCGATTGCGGCCATGATCGGCCTGTTCGTCACGCTGGGCCTCGCCGGTTGCACGACCCCCTCGCCCGAGCCGACGCCCACCCCGACGGGCTTCGCCTCCGAGGCTGAAGCCTTCGCCGCCGCAGAGGCTACCTACCGTGCGTACATCGATGCGCTGAATCAGGTTGACCTCAGCGATCCCGCCACCTTTGAGCCCGTCTATGACCTGACCGCTGGAGATTTCAACGCGGCCTCCAGAGAGTCGCTGTCGCAGTTACATGCCGAGGGCGCCTCATTCCAAGGGGAACGCTCATACTTCAATGCGGAGACGCTGACGTGGTCGGCTACCGATGCCACCCTGGCAGTCTGTCTAGATGTCTCGAACCTCGATGTAGTTGCTTCGGACGGGACGTCGATGGTGGCCGACGAGCGCGCCGACATCCAATCGATCGCAGTCGACATGGACCTCACTGAGTCTCAGATCAAGGAAGTCCGGCCAAGCGAGATCTCGGGGCGATGCTGACACACGTTCTTGAGCTCTCACTAATCGCCGGCATCCTCACATCGGTCAGCGCTGCAGCGCCATGCACCCCTGCGGAGCTCGACTACGGCGGATGCGCCAGCACCGACGGCACGTCGGTCATCGTGGAGGGGACACAGACGCAGCCGGGAACGAACGACGGCGGGTCGGAGTGGATCCCGGCGCGGGGTCCCGGCGGCGGCGGGAGGGCTCCTGCTGAGCCGGAACGTACGCCGGGGATGGACCTCCTCTACGAACAGATTCCGCAGGACGAGCCGACCGAGGAGATTCCCGCGGTCACCTTGGCTGATCTCGCGGCATTCACTCCGCAACCACCGTCCTTCGCCGCGGAGCCGGCGGGACTCGGTGTTGCGGGGCTCCCCACCAACGTCATCGCGGGAGCGTCCGAGCACACGGTCGCGGGAACGCTGTTCAATCGCCCCGTGACGGTGCGCTTCACCCCGGTCGGATTCCGATTCGACTACGGCGACGGCACGATCGGTACGTCGTCGACGGGCGGCGCCCCATGGGCCGCCCTCGGACAAGCCCAGTTCACGCCGACACCGACGAGCCATACCTTCGCCTCCCCCGGGGAGTACTCCGTCACCGTGAGCGTGGCCTACGCAGCCGTCGTCGATTTCGGCGTGACGACCCGAGCGGTCAATGGCACCGTGGTCGCGGATGCGGCTCCGCAGACGCTGCGCGTCCTCGAAGCTCGCACGGCCCTCGTCGACAAGACCTGCGCACAGAATCCGCGCGGCCCCGGCTGCTGAGCCGTCACGCGTGCGCGCGGGTTGCTGGAAGAACCACGCCTTCCCGGTTCGCCGCGTGAACCGGTCGGCGGAGATACGGGGTCATGATCCGCTCCTCGCCGCCTCGCCCGCGAGGGCGCTCTTCGCTCGTCGTCGAGACAGGGCGGCATGAGTCGAGCCCTTCGCGACGCGCGGGGCCTCTCGCTCGGTGGGCCTCCCCCATCGCTACCCCACACGTCGCCTTCGCGACGCGCGGGGCCCCTCGCTCGGTGGGCCTCCCCCATCGCTACCCCACACGTCGCCTTCGCGACGCGCGGGGCCCCTCGCTCGGTGGGCCCTGCCGGGATCGAACCGACGACATCCACGGTGTAAACGTGGCGCTCTACCAGCTGAGCTAAAGGCCCTTCGTGGACAGTCTAGGCGGCGGCCGCCCCGGAGCCGATTCGCCATGTCACCCGGGGGCGTCTACACACTCGCTAAGCTGGACGACGGTGCATTTGTCCACTGCCGACAAGGCTCGCACCAACCCGATGGTTCCTTCCGGCAAGACCTGCCGTGTGATGAAAGGCGTCTCGTGACTGTCAACCAACAGGATCCGTACTCGCAGGGCCCCCTCGACAGCGATCCGGAAGAGACCGCGGAATGGCGCGAGTCGCTGGAGCAGCTCGTCCAGGCCAAGGGCCGCGGGCGCGGTCGCGAGATCATGCTGAGCCTCCTTCAGGACTCGCGTGAGCTGCACCTCGGTGTGCCGATGGTTCCCACCACCGACTACATCAACACGATCGCCCCCGAGAACGAGCCGGACTTCCCCGGCGAC contains the following coding sequences:
- a CDS encoding aliphatic sulfonate ABC transporter substrate-binding protein codes for the protein MSRSRRLLGAFAGFAVAAVALSGCVAGEDAPAPAGSDAAASDVTIKLDWATYNPLSLIIKDQGWLEADGYNVEWVQSLGSSKANEALRAGAIDFGSTAGSAALLARANGVPQQIVDVVAQPEWSALVVPADSDITSVADLKGKSVAAALGTDPYFFLVQALEAEGLSIDDVTVQNLIHADGWAALQGGSVQAWAGLDPIMASAEASGAKLLYRNLDFNSYSVLNATESIIKDHPEVVQVVVDAYERARAWALENPDKTAQILADAAAIDPAVAQKVIDEREGLDVDPVPGSALSAVLAPIGAIQVSLGDVTSQDKVDTALDTLFAPEFAEKAKG
- a CDS encoding ABC transporter permease; this translates as MSTTGTAPRTPQTASARGRLSRRGVRALLGWAVPVALIALWCLLTNPAAPVVPGYKFPSPEAVITAGVDLAQRGELWQFIAISVQRVIIGFTVGALLGISLGGLIGLSRFWDALLSPTLGVIRAVPSLAWVPLLIVWFQVGEQSKIILIAIGAFFPVFTTVSLALRHVDAQLVEMGRSFGYTGLRLFFTVQLPAVLPALFSGLRLALVQAWLFLVAAELLGASMGLGFLLLRGQNTGRVDQIVLAIILLAVFGKLTDSLLALVQRWAVRRWG
- a CDS encoding PKD domain-containing protein, whose translation is MLTHVLELSLIAGILTSVSAAAPCTPAELDYGGCASTDGTSVIVEGTQTQPGTNDGGSEWIPARGPGGGGRAPAEPERTPGMDLLYEQIPQDEPTEEIPAVTLADLAAFTPQPPSFAAEPAGLGVAGLPTNVIAGASEHTVAGTLFNRPVTVRFTPVGFRFDYGDGTIGTSSTGGAPWAALGQAQFTPTPTSHTFASPGEYSVTVSVAYAAVVDFGVTTRAVNGTVVADAAPQTLRVLEARTALVDKTCAQNPRGPGC